The following coding sequences lie in one Lelliottia jeotgali genomic window:
- a CDS encoding Alpha-D-glucose-1-phosphatase, producing the protein MLYIFDLGNVIVDIDFNRVLGAWSDFSRVPLATLKQNFTMGEAFHQHERGEISDEAFAEAMCHEMDLPLSYEQFAHGWQAVFVALRPEVIDTMNKLREQGHRVVVLSNTNRLHTTFWPGEYPQIHDSADKIYLSQEMGMRKPEARIYQAVLQAEGFSAADTVFFDDNADNIEGANQLGITSILVTGKETIPNYFAKLLC; encoded by the coding sequence ATGCTTTATATCTTTGACTTAGGAAATGTCATCGTCGATATCGATTTCAATCGAGTGCTGGGGGCATGGAGCGATTTTAGCCGTGTGCCGCTGGCGACGCTTAAGCAGAATTTCACTATGGGAGAGGCTTTCCATCAGCATGAGCGGGGTGAAATCAGCGATGAAGCCTTCGCTGAAGCCATGTGTCATGAGATGGACCTGCCTTTAAGCTACGAGCAGTTTGCTCACGGCTGGCAGGCGGTCTTTGTGGCGCTCCGCCCGGAGGTCATCGACACCATGAATAAACTGCGCGAGCAGGGGCATCGCGTGGTCGTGCTATCCAATACCAATCGTCTGCACACCACCTTCTGGCCAGGTGAATATCCGCAAATCCATGACTCCGCAGATAAAATATACCTGTCGCAGGAGATGGGGATGCGCAAACCCGAAGCACGAATTTACCAGGCAGTATTGCAGGCAGAAGGTTTCTCGGCTGCCGATACGGTCTTTTTTGACGATAACGCCGATAATATAGAGGGAGCTAACCAGTTAGGTATCACGTCGATCCTGGTGACCGGGAAAGAGACGATACCGAACTACTTTGCGAAGTTGTTATGCTAA
- a CDS encoding GTP-binding protein TypA-BipA has translation MIENLRNIAIIAHVDHGKTTLVDKLLQQSGTFSNDRAEATERVMDSNDLEKERGITILAKNTAIKWNDYRINIVDTPGHADFGGEVERVMSMVDSVLLVVDAMDGPMPQTRFVTKKAFAHGLKPIVVINKVDRPGARPDWVVDQVFDLFVNLDASDEQLDFPIIYASALMGIAGNDHTDMAEDMTPLYQAIVDHVKAPSVDLDGPFQMQISQLDYNNYVGVIGIGRIKRGKVKPNQQITVIDSEGKTRNGKVGKVLTHLGLERIESTEAEAGDIIAITGLGELNISDTLCDPQNVEALPALSVDEPTVTMFFNVNTSPFCGKEGKYVTSRQILDRLNKELVHNVALRVEETEDADAFRVSGRGELHLSVLIENMRREGFELAVSRPKVINRMIDGRMQEPFENVTLDIEEQHQGSVMQAMGERKGDVKDMIPDGKGRIRLDYLIPARGLIGFRTEFMTMTSGTGLLYSTFSHYDDVKPGEIGQRQNGVLISNGQGKAVAFALFSLQDRGKLFLGHGAEVYEGQIIGIHSRSNDLTVNCLTGKKLTNMRASGTDEATTLVPAQKMSLEQALEFIDDDELVEVTPTSVRIRKRHLTENDRKRAGRGSKD, from the coding sequence GTGATCGAAAATCTGCGTAATATCGCCATCATCGCGCACGTTGACCATGGTAAAACTACCCTGGTTGATAAGCTGCTGCAGCAATCCGGTACCTTCAGTAATGATCGTGCTGAAGCCACCGAACGCGTGATGGACTCCAACGATTTGGAGAAAGAGCGTGGGATTACCATCCTCGCTAAAAACACCGCTATCAAATGGAATGACTACCGTATCAACATCGTTGATACCCCAGGGCACGCCGACTTCGGTGGTGAAGTTGAACGTGTAATGTCCATGGTAGACTCCGTTCTGCTGGTCGTTGACGCAATGGATGGCCCAATGCCGCAGACGCGCTTCGTAACCAAAAAGGCATTTGCCCATGGTTTGAAGCCAATCGTGGTTATCAACAAAGTTGACCGTCCTGGCGCGCGTCCTGACTGGGTTGTGGATCAGGTGTTTGACCTGTTCGTAAACCTGGATGCGAGCGACGAGCAGCTCGACTTCCCAATCATCTATGCATCAGCACTGATGGGTATCGCGGGCAACGATCACACTGATATGGCGGAAGACATGACCCCGCTGTACCAGGCGATTGTTGACCACGTTAAAGCACCAAGCGTTGACCTCGATGGTCCGTTCCAGATGCAGATCTCCCAGCTGGATTACAACAACTACGTTGGCGTAATCGGCATCGGTCGCATCAAGCGCGGTAAAGTGAAGCCTAACCAGCAGATCACTGTTATCGACAGCGAAGGTAAAACCCGCAACGGTAAAGTCGGCAAAGTTCTGACTCACCTCGGTCTGGAGCGTATTGAATCCACCGAAGCCGAAGCTGGCGACATCATCGCGATCACCGGTCTGGGCGAGCTGAACATCTCCGACACCCTTTGCGATCCGCAAAACGTCGAAGCACTGCCAGCGCTGTCTGTTGATGAACCGACTGTAACCATGTTCTTCAACGTCAACACATCTCCGTTCTGTGGCAAAGAAGGTAAATACGTTACCTCTCGTCAGATTCTTGACCGCCTGAACAAAGAGCTGGTGCACAACGTTGCACTGCGTGTTGAAGAAACCGAAGATGCGGACGCGTTCCGTGTATCCGGTCGTGGTGAGCTGCACCTGTCTGTTCTTATCGAAAACATGCGTCGTGAAGGCTTCGAACTGGCTGTGTCCCGTCCGAAAGTTATTAACCGTATGATCGATGGCCGTATGCAAGAGCCGTTCGAGAACGTGACTCTGGATATCGAAGAACAGCACCAGGGTTCTGTGATGCAGGCAATGGGCGAGCGTAAGGGCGATGTCAAAGACATGATCCCTGACGGCAAAGGCCGTATTCGTCTGGATTACCTGATCCCGGCACGTGGCCTGATCGGCTTCCGTACCGAGTTCATGACCATGACTTCCGGTACTGGTCTGCTGTACTCCACCTTCAGCCACTACGATGACGTTAAACCGGGTGAAATCGGCCAGCGCCAGAACGGCGTGCTGATCTCTAACGGCCAGGGTAAAGCAGTTGCGTTCGCACTGTTCAGCCTGCAGGACCGCGGTAAGCTGTTCCTGGGTCACGGTGCAGAAGTTTACGAAGGCCAGATCATCGGTATTCACAGTCGTTCTAACGACCTGACTGTAAACTGCCTGACCGGTAAGAAACTGACCAACATGCGTGCTTCCGGTACTGACGAAGCAACCACGCTGGTTCCAGCACAGAAAATGTCTCTTGAGCAGGCTCTGGAATTTATCGATGACGACGAACTGGTAGAAGTTACCCCTACCTCCGTACGTATCCGTAAACGTCACCTGACTGAGAACGACCGTAAACGTGCGGGCCGTGGCAGCAAAGACTAA
- a CDS encoding Glutamine synthetase type I, with the protein MSAEHVLTMLNEHEVKFVDLRFTDTKGKEQHVTIPAHQVNAEFFEEGKMFDGSSIGGWKGINESDMVLMPDATTALIDPFYEESTLIIRCDILEPGTLQGYDRDPRSIAKRAEEYLRSTGIADTVLFGPEPEFFLFDDIRFGASISGSHVAIDDIEGAWNSSTKYEGGNKGHRPGVKGGYFPVPPVDSSQDIRSTMCLIMEEMGLVVEAHHHEVATAGQNEIATRFNTMTKKADEIQIYKYVVHNVAHRFGKTATFMPKPMFGDNGSGMHCHMSLSKNGTNLFSGDKYAGLSEQALFYIGGVIKHAKAINALANPTTNSYKRLVPGYEAPVMLAYSARNRSASIRIPVVASPKARRIEVRFPDPAANPYLCFAALLMAGLDGIKNKIHPGEAMDKNLYDLPPEEAKEIPQVAGSLEEALNALDADREFLTAGGVFTDDAIDAYIALRIEENDRVRMTPHPVEFELYYSV; encoded by the coding sequence ATGTCCGCTGAACACGTTTTGACGATGCTGAACGAACACGAAGTGAAGTTTGTTGATCTGCGCTTCACCGATACCAAAGGCAAAGAACAGCACGTCACAATTCCTGCTCATCAGGTAAATGCCGAATTCTTCGAAGAAGGCAAAATGTTTGACGGCTCCTCAATCGGCGGCTGGAAAGGTATCAACGAATCCGACATGGTTCTGATGCCAGACGCAACCACTGCGCTCATTGACCCGTTCTACGAAGAGTCTACCCTGATTATCCGTTGCGACATCCTTGAGCCAGGCACGCTGCAGGGCTACGACCGCGACCCACGCTCCATCGCTAAACGCGCTGAAGAGTACCTGCGTTCTACCGGCATCGCGGACACCGTGCTGTTCGGGCCAGAGCCAGAGTTCTTCCTGTTTGACGACATCCGCTTTGGTGCATCTATCTCCGGTTCCCACGTGGCTATCGACGATATCGAAGGCGCATGGAACTCCTCCACCAAATACGAAGGTGGTAACAAAGGTCACCGTCCAGGCGTGAAAGGCGGTTACTTCCCGGTTCCTCCGGTCGATTCTTCACAGGACATTCGTTCTACCATGTGTCTGATCATGGAAGAGATGGGCCTGGTGGTTGAAGCGCATCACCACGAAGTGGCGACAGCCGGTCAGAACGAAATCGCAACCCGCTTTAACACCATGACCAAAAAAGCGGATGAGATTCAGATCTACAAATATGTGGTTCACAACGTTGCCCACCGCTTCGGCAAAACCGCGACCTTCATGCCAAAACCGATGTTCGGCGATAACGGTTCCGGTATGCACTGCCACATGTCTCTGTCCAAGAACGGTACCAACCTGTTCTCTGGCGACAAATATGCGGGTCTGTCCGAGCAGGCGCTGTTCTACATCGGTGGTGTTATCAAACACGCTAAAGCGATCAACGCCCTGGCGAACCCAACCACCAACTCTTACAAGCGTCTGGTCCCAGGCTACGAAGCGCCTGTTATGCTGGCTTACTCTGCCCGTAACCGTTCTGCTTCTATCCGTATCCCAGTGGTTGCGTCTCCAAAAGCGCGTCGTATCGAAGTGCGCTTCCCGGACCCAGCGGCTAACCCATACCTGTGCTTCGCAGCGCTACTGATGGCGGGTCTTGACGGTATTAAGAACAAGATCCACCCAGGCGAAGCGATGGATAAAAACCTGTACGACCTGCCGCCAGAAGAAGCGAAAGAGATCCCACAGGTTGCCGGTTCTCTGGAAGAAGCGCTGAACGCGCTGGACGCCGACCGTGAGTTCCTGACGGCTGGCGGTGTGTTCACTGACGACGCCATCGATGCTTACATCGCCCTGCGTATCGAAGAGAACGACCGCGTGCGCATGACTCCACATCCGGTTGAGTTCGAACTGTACTACAGCGTTTAA
- a CDS encoding Nitrogen regulation protein NtrB, with translation MATGTLPDAGQILNSLINSILLVDDELAVHYANPAAQQLLAQSSRKLFGTPLPELLSYFSLNIALMQESLAAGQGFTDNEVTLVIDGRSHILSLTAQRLPDGLILLEMAPMDNLRRLSQEQLQHAQQIAARDLVRGLAHEIKNPLGGLRGAAQLLTKALPDPALAEYTNVIIEQADRLRNLVDRLLGPQQPGMHVTESIHKVAERVVKLVSMELPSNVTLIRDYDPSLPELPHDPDQIEQVLLNVVRNALQALGAEGGQIILRTRTAFQLTLHGVRYRLAARIDVEDNGPGIPSHLQDTLFYPMVSGREGGTGLGLSIARNLIDQHSGKIEFTSWPGHTEFSVYLPIKK, from the coding sequence ATGGCAACTGGCACGCTGCCCGATGCTGGGCAGATCCTCAATTCTTTAATCAACAGTATCTTACTGGTCGACGATGAGCTGGCGGTGCATTACGCCAACCCTGCGGCACAGCAATTGCTCGCCCAAAGCTCGCGTAAATTATTTGGTACACCGCTCCCGGAACTGTTGAGTTATTTTTCGCTGAATATTGCGCTGATGCAGGAGAGTTTAGCCGCCGGACAGGGCTTTACCGACAACGAAGTCACCCTGGTCATCGACGGACGTTCGCATATTCTCTCGCTAACAGCACAGCGCCTGCCGGACGGATTAATTTTGCTGGAAATGGCACCGATGGATAATCTCCGTCGACTCAGCCAGGAGCAGCTCCAGCACGCTCAGCAAATCGCGGCCCGCGATCTGGTACGTGGCCTTGCCCATGAAATTAAAAACCCCCTGGGTGGCCTGCGGGGCGCCGCACAGCTGTTAACCAAAGCGCTGCCCGACCCGGCGCTTGCCGAATACACCAACGTCATCATTGAACAGGCCGATCGCCTGCGCAATCTGGTGGATCGCCTGCTGGGCCCGCAACAGCCGGGTATGCACGTCACGGAAAGCATCCACAAAGTGGCTGAGCGCGTCGTGAAGCTGGTATCGATGGAGTTACCGTCCAACGTGACGCTGATTCGAGACTACGATCCGAGCCTGCCGGAATTGCCGCACGATCCCGATCAGATTGAACAGGTTCTATTGAACGTTGTACGAAATGCTCTGCAGGCGCTTGGCGCTGAAGGCGGGCAAATCATTCTGCGCACACGCACCGCGTTCCAACTGACGCTGCATGGCGTGCGCTATCGCCTCGCCGCACGAATCGACGTTGAAGATAACGGGCCAGGTATTCCTTCGCATCTGCAGGACACACTGTTTTACCCGATGGTCAGCGGGCGCGAAGGCGGAACTGGGCTGGGCTTATCCATTGCCCGTAATTTGATCGACCAACACTCCGGCAAAATTGAATTTACCAGTTGGCCGGGTCATACCGAGTTTTCGGTTTACCTGCCAATAAAAAAATAA
- a CDS encoding Nitrogen regulation protein NtrC, which translates to MQRGIVWVVDDDSSIRWVLERALTGAGLNCTTFESGSEVLDALITKTPDVLLSDIRMPGMDGLALLKQIKQRHPMLPVIIMTAHSDLDAAVSAYQQGAFDYLPKPFDIDEAVALVERAISHYQEQQQPRNAPVFGPTTDIIGEAPAMQDVFRIIGRLSRSSISVLINGESGTGKELVAHALHRHSPRAKAPFIALNMAAIPKDLIESELFGHEKGAFTGANTIRQGRFEQADGGTLFLDEIGDMPMDVQTRLLRVLADGQFYRVGGYAPVKVDVRIIAATHQNLEQRVQEGKFREDLFHRLNVIRVHLPPLRERREDIPRLARHFLQVAARELGVEAKLLHPETDAALTRLAWPGNVRQLENTCRWLTVMAAGQEVLIQDLPSELFEATAPESSTGQSLPDSWATLLAQWADRALRSGHQNLLSEAQPEMERTLLTTALRHTQGHKQEAARLLGWGRNTLTRKLKELGME; encoded by the coding sequence ATGCAACGAGGGATAGTCTGGGTAGTCGATGATGATAGCTCCATCCGCTGGGTGCTTGAACGCGCGCTCACGGGCGCAGGGTTAAACTGCACCACCTTTGAAAGCGGCAGCGAAGTGCTTGATGCGCTCATCACCAAAACTCCGGACGTGCTGCTTTCAGATATTCGGATGCCGGGCATGGACGGGCTTGCGCTGTTAAAGCAAATCAAGCAACGCCATCCGATGCTTCCGGTCATCATAATGACCGCTCACTCTGACCTGGATGCCGCCGTCAGCGCCTATCAACAGGGCGCATTTGATTATCTGCCAAAACCTTTTGATATTGATGAAGCCGTCGCCCTGGTGGAACGTGCGATCAGCCATTATCAGGAACAGCAACAGCCGCGCAACGCACCGGTGTTTGGCCCGACAACCGATATCATTGGCGAAGCGCCCGCGATGCAGGATGTCTTTCGCATCATCGGTCGTCTGTCGCGTTCGTCCATCAGCGTACTGATCAACGGTGAATCAGGGACCGGTAAAGAGCTGGTCGCTCACGCGCTGCATCGCCACAGCCCACGCGCAAAAGCCCCGTTTATCGCCCTGAATATGGCCGCTATCCCGAAAGATTTGATCGAGTCGGAGCTGTTTGGTCATGAAAAAGGCGCGTTTACTGGCGCGAATACCATTCGCCAGGGCCGCTTCGAACAGGCTGACGGCGGGACACTTTTCCTCGATGAAATCGGTGATATGCCGATGGATGTGCAAACGCGTCTGCTACGTGTTCTTGCCGATGGGCAGTTTTATCGCGTCGGCGGCTATGCGCCGGTGAAAGTCGATGTGCGTATTATCGCCGCAACCCACCAGAATCTGGAGCAGCGCGTGCAGGAAGGTAAGTTCCGTGAGGACTTATTCCACCGCCTGAACGTGATTCGCGTTCATCTCCCGCCGCTGCGTGAACGTCGGGAAGATATTCCTCGTCTGGCGCGTCACTTCCTGCAGGTGGCCGCTCGCGAACTGGGCGTCGAAGCCAAACTGCTGCACCCGGAAACGGATGCAGCGCTGACGCGTCTGGCCTGGCCGGGCAACGTGCGTCAGCTGGAAAACACCTGCCGCTGGCTGACGGTGATGGCGGCCGGTCAGGAGGTGTTGATTCAGGATCTGCCCAGCGAATTGTTTGAAGCCACCGCACCAGAAAGCAGTACCGGACAGTCGTTACCCGATAGCTGGGCGACGCTGCTGGCACAGTGGGCGGATCGCGCGCTGCGTTCCGGTCATCAAAACCTGCTTTCCGAAGCGCAACCTGAAATGGAGCGCACTTTGCTGACAACGGCATTGCGTCATACGCAGGGGCACAAACAGGAAGCGGCTCGCTTGTTAGGCTGGGGTCGAAACACCCTGACGCGGAAGTTGAAAGAATTAGGGATGGAATAA
- a CDS encoding Coproporphyrinogen III oxidase, oxygen-independent: MSVPSIDWDLALIQKYNYSGPRYTSYPTALEFSESFGEADFLQAVARYPERPLSLYVHIPFCHKLCYFCGCNKIVTRQQHKADQYLDALEQEILHRAPLVAGRNVSQLHWGGGTPTYLNKAQISRLMSLLRANFRFDADAEISIEVDPREIELDVLDHLRAEGFNRLSMGVQDFNKEVQRLVNREQDEEFIFALLNHAREIGFTSTNIDLIYGLPKQTPESFAFTLKRVAELNPDRLSVFNYAHLPTLFAAQRKIKDADLPSAQQKLDILQETITSLTQAGYQFIGMDHFARPDDELAIAQREGVLHRNFQGYTTQGDTDLLGMGVSAISMIGDCYAQNQKELKQYYQQVDETGNALWRGIALTRDDCIRRDVIKALICNFRLDFADVESQWKLTFTDYFAEDLKLLAPLAKDGLVEVTDKAIQVTPKGRLLIRNICMCFDAYLRQKARLQQFSRVI; the protein is encoded by the coding sequence ATGTCTGTACCAAGCATCGACTGGGATCTGGCCCTGATCCAGAAATATAACTATTCCGGGCCGCGTTATACCTCATACCCGACCGCGCTGGAGTTCTCTGAATCCTTCGGCGAGGCTGATTTTTTGCAGGCGGTTGCGCGTTATCCTGAGCGCCCGCTTTCGCTGTATGTTCACATTCCTTTCTGTCATAAGCTCTGCTATTTCTGCGGCTGCAATAAAATCGTTACTCGTCAGCAGCACAAAGCCGATCAGTATCTGGATGCGTTAGAGCAGGAAATCCTGCATCGTGCACCGCTGGTGGCTGGCCGCAACGTGAGTCAGCTTCACTGGGGCGGCGGTACGCCAACCTATCTCAACAAAGCGCAAATCAGCCGTCTGATGAGCTTGCTGCGCGCTAATTTCCGTTTTGATGCCGATGCCGAAATTTCTATTGAAGTCGATCCGCGTGAAATAGAGCTGGATGTTCTCGATCACCTGCGTGCCGAGGGCTTTAACCGCCTGAGCATGGGCGTTCAAGACTTTAACAAAGAAGTTCAGCGCCTGGTCAATCGCGAGCAGGACGAGGAATTTATTTTTGCGTTGCTGAATCATGCGCGTGAAATCGGATTTACTTCCACGAATATCGACCTGATTTATGGCCTCCCTAAGCAAACGCCGGAAAGCTTCGCCTTCACGCTGAAACGCGTGGCTGAGCTGAATCCTGACCGCCTGAGCGTTTTTAACTACGCGCACCTGCCGACGCTGTTTGCCGCCCAGCGCAAAATCAAAGATGCTGACCTGCCCTCTGCGCAGCAAAAGCTGGATATCTTGCAGGAAACCATCACTTCTCTGACACAAGCTGGCTACCAGTTTATCGGCATGGACCACTTTGCCCGCCCTGATGACGAGCTGGCGATTGCCCAGCGTGAAGGCGTGTTGCATCGTAATTTCCAGGGTTATACCACTCAGGGTGATACGGATTTACTGGGGATGGGCGTGTCGGCGATCAGCATGATTGGCGACTGTTACGCGCAGAATCAAAAAGAACTGAAGCAGTATTATCAGCAGGTGGATGAAACCGGCAACGCTCTGTGGCGCGGTATTGCGTTAACGCGCGATGACTGCATTCGTCGGGATGTCATTAAGGCGCTGATCTGCAACTTCCGCCTCGATTTTGCAGACGTCGAGTCCCAGTGGAAACTCACCTTTACCGACTACTTTGCTGAAGATCTGAAGCTGCTTGCGCCGCTGGCGAAAGACGGGCTGGTGGAGGTGACGGATAAGGCGATTCAGGTGACGCCGAAAGGACGCTTATTGATTCGTAATATCTGCATGTGTTTCGACGCCTATTTGCGCCAGAAAGCGCGACTGCAGCAATTCTCTCGCGTGATCTAA
- a CDS encoding GTP-binding protein EngB, with the protein MPMVLILPKSEVKSLLSAFRYTPLQNKILGDDPVTNWNYQQTHFVTSAPDIRHLPPDTGIEVAFAGRSNAGKSSALNTLTNQKSLARTSKTPGRTQLINLFEVAEGKRLVDLPGYGYAEVPEEVKIKWQRALGEYLEKRQCLKGLVVLMDIRHPLKDLDQQMIHWGVASEIPVLVLLTKADKLASGARKAQLKMVRDAAVEFGGDVQIETFSSLKKQGVDVLRHKLDSWYNGIEPATEAEE; encoded by the coding sequence ATGCCAATGGTTTTAATCTTGCCCAAGAGCGAAGTGAAAAGCCTTTTGTCTGCATTCAGGTATACTCCCCTTCAGAATAAGATTTTAGGAGACGACCCCGTGACTAACTGGAACTACCAACAGACGCATTTTGTCACCAGTGCGCCTGATATTCGCCACTTACCGCCCGATACGGGTATTGAAGTGGCATTTGCTGGCCGCTCCAATGCGGGTAAATCCAGCGCCCTGAATACGCTCACTAACCAGAAAAGCCTGGCGCGTACCTCAAAAACACCTGGTCGTACTCAGCTGATCAACCTTTTCGAAGTCGCCGAAGGCAAACGCCTGGTGGATTTACCGGGATACGGTTATGCAGAAGTGCCAGAAGAGGTAAAAATCAAATGGCAGCGTGCGCTGGGTGAGTACCTTGAAAAACGCCAGTGCCTGAAAGGTCTGGTTGTGCTCATGGATATCCGCCATCCGCTTAAAGATCTCGATCAACAGATGATCCACTGGGGTGTGGCGAGCGAAATCCCGGTGCTGGTGCTGCTGACCAAAGCCGATAAACTGGCGAGTGGGGCGCGTAAAGCACAGCTGAAAATGGTGCGGGATGCGGCTGTTGAATTTGGTGGTGATGTGCAGATCGAAACGTTTTCATCCCTGAAAAAGCAGGGCGTGGATGTACTGCGTCACAAGCTCGACAGCTGGTATAACGGCATAGAACCCGCGACAGAAGCGGAAGAGTAA